In Paenibacillus algicola, a genomic segment contains:
- a CDS encoding BaiN/RdsA family NAD(P)/FAD-dependent oxidoreductase: MLHYDVIVVGGGPSGLMACVAAGEQGASVLLVDKGDKLGRKLGISGGGRCNVTNAKEPDELIAHIPGNGRFLYSSFQHWNNRDIMRFFEGLGIRLKEEDHGRMFPVTDKASSVVNALVGKVRELGTEVLTNSPVERILYEGNQAAGIQLKNGKTFRSQAVILATGGQSVPQTGSTGDGYPWAAAAGHTITELYPTEVPIVSTEPFIASKELQGLSLRDVELSVWNPKGKKVIAHRGDMLFTHFGISGPIALRCSQFIRQVQKKFDTVNVEMAVDLFPDLSLGGAEEEIRSRLSQEPKKAVKNVLKGWLPERIIPLLLSQAGLDGDTAANVVSRAAVTALAAVLKKCSFRACGTRSLKEAFVTGGGISLKEVQPKTMESKLMPGLFFCGEILDVHGYTGGYNITAAFSTGYTAGKHAAEGARG, encoded by the coding sequence ATGCTGCATTACGATGTCATTGTGGTCGGCGGAGGTCCCTCCGGCCTGATGGCCTGTGTCGCCGCCGGCGAACAGGGCGCCTCAGTTCTGCTGGTTGATAAAGGAGACAAGCTGGGACGCAAGCTGGGAATTTCAGGCGGCGGCCGCTGCAATGTTACCAATGCCAAGGAGCCGGACGAGCTGATCGCTCATATTCCGGGAAACGGACGATTTCTGTACAGCTCGTTTCAGCATTGGAATAACCGGGATATTATGCGTTTTTTTGAGGGTCTGGGAATTCGGCTGAAGGAGGAGGATCACGGCCGGATGTTTCCTGTCACCGATAAAGCCTCCAGCGTGGTGAACGCCCTCGTCGGCAAGGTGAGAGAGCTCGGCACCGAGGTGCTGACCAACAGTCCCGTAGAGCGTATATTATATGAAGGAAATCAGGCGGCCGGCATCCAGCTGAAGAACGGAAAGACCTTCCGCAGCCAAGCCGTCATTCTTGCCACAGGCGGGCAATCTGTGCCGCAGACCGGCTCGACCGGAGACGGCTACCCTTGGGCAGCCGCAGCAGGGCACACCATTACAGAGCTGTACCCTACTGAGGTGCCTATTGTATCGACAGAGCCGTTTATTGCTTCCAAGGAGCTGCAAGGGCTGTCGCTCCGGGATGTGGAGCTGTCGGTCTGGAACCCCAAAGGCAAGAAGGTCATTGCGCATCGGGGCGATATGCTGTTTACGCACTTCGGGATCTCGGGACCTATTGCGCTGCGCTGCAGCCAGTTTATTCGCCAGGTGCAGAAGAAGTTTGACACGGTTAATGTCGAGATGGCTGTCGATCTGTTTCCAGACCTTTCGCTCGGCGGCGCCGAGGAGGAGATTCGTTCCCGTCTTTCCCAAGAGCCGAAGAAGGCTGTGAAAAATGTGCTGAAGGGATGGCTTCCGGAGCGGATCATTCCACTGCTGCTAAGCCAGGCCGGGCTGGACGGCGATACGGCGGCAAATGTCGTCTCCCGGGCGGCTGTCACTGCCCTGGCTGCCGTGCTGAAGAAGTGCAGCTTCCGCGCCTGCGGCACCCGCTCGCTGAAGGAAGCCTTCGTGACCGGGGGCGGCATCAGCCTGAAGGAGGTGCAGCCGAAGACGATGGAATCCAAGCTCATGCCGGGCCTCTTCTTCTGCGGCGAGATTCTGGATGTCCACGGCTACACCGGCGGCTATAACATTACAGCCGCCTTCTCCACCGGCTACACGGCAGGCAAGCATGCTGCCGAGGGAGCGCGGGGGTAA
- the nadE gene encoding ammonia-dependent NAD(+) synthetase: protein MSLQEQIIAELGVKPEINAEQEVRRRVDFLKSYVKDSGTSGLLIAISGGLDSAVATGLCKRATDELTEELGREFKTLGVFQPYGQQPDIEHSYETAKAFQLKYTMETNVEDAVNEVALEVEHGMKNIGVHQHMSIPGKGNVKARMRMVIQYAIAFEQNLLVVGTDHASEAITGFYTKWGDGAVDITPLSTLNKRQVRQIGSYLGVPQAVLDKAPTAGLWEGQTDEKELGIKYDDNSDYLEGKEVAPEVREKLESYYRRTAHKRNAIPGI, encoded by the coding sequence ATGAGCCTGCAGGAACAGATTATTGCTGAGCTGGGCGTCAAGCCGGAGATCAATGCAGAGCAGGAAGTCAGACGGCGTGTAGATTTTTTGAAATCGTATGTGAAGGATTCGGGCACCTCGGGACTATTGATCGCGATTAGCGGGGGGCTGGACAGTGCGGTAGCGACCGGACTGTGCAAGCGGGCAACGGATGAGCTGACGGAGGAGCTGGGCCGGGAATTCAAGACGCTCGGCGTCTTCCAGCCCTATGGGCAGCAGCCGGATATTGAGCACAGCTACGAGACCGCCAAAGCCTTTCAGCTGAAATACACGATGGAGACGAACGTAGAGGATGCTGTGAACGAGGTGGCCCTGGAGGTTGAGCACGGGATGAAAAATATCGGTGTGCACCAGCATATGAGCATTCCGGGCAAGGGTAACGTCAAGGCCCGGATGCGGATGGTCATTCAGTATGCGATTGCCTTCGAGCAGAATCTGCTCGTGGTCGGTACCGACCATGCTTCCGAGGCGATTACCGGCTTCTACACGAAATGGGGAGACGGTGCCGTGGACATTACTCCGCTCAGCACCTTAAACAAGCGTCAGGTGCGCCAGATCGGCTCGTACCTGGGTGTTCCGCAGGCCGTGCTGGACAAGGCTCCGACTGCCGGGCTGTGGGAAGGACAGACCGATGAGAAGGAGCTTGGCATCAAGTATGATGACAACAGCGACTATCTGGAGGGCAAGGAAGTGGCGCCTGAGGTCCGGGAGAAGCTGGAAAGCTACTATCGCCGAACCGCGCACAAGCGCAATGCGATTCCCGGGATCTAA
- a CDS encoding BrxA/BrxB family bacilliredoxin: MGMSFDRYMRDMVQPMRDELTSLGIQELTTAEEVEAKLPGAAGTALVVVNSVCGCAAGQARPGVARALENSVKPDHLFTVFAGQDKEATAKAREYFAPYPPSSPSIALLKDGELVHFIERHQVENRSAEEIAADLADAFDRYCR; encoded by the coding sequence ATGGGTATGTCTTTTGACCGATATATGCGTGATATGGTTCAGCCAATGCGCGATGAGCTTACAAGCCTGGGCATCCAGGAGCTGACAACAGCAGAGGAAGTAGAAGCGAAGCTTCCGGGAGCAGCGGGAACGGCACTTGTCGTCGTAAACTCGGTGTGCGGCTGTGCCGCAGGCCAGGCTCGTCCGGGTGTAGCCCGTGCGCTGGAGAACAGCGTCAAGCCGGATCACCTGTTCACCGTCTTTGCGGGACAGGACAAGGAAGCAACGGCGAAAGCCCGGGAATATTTTGCACCTTATCCGCCATCATCTCCATCCATCGCCCTGCTGAAAGACGGGGAGCTGGTTCATTTTATCGAACGCCATCAGGTTGAGAATCGTTCCGCCGAGGAAATTGCGGCAGATCTCGCGGATGCGTTTGACCGTTACTGCCGTTAA
- the acpS gene encoding holo-ACP synthase — translation MIYGIGHDVLEISRVSLLLEGRHGERFVERVLTPAERRLAADKGKRRAEFIAGRFAAKEAISKAFGCGIGHTIGFLDMEIVPDNAGRPVAAISRECWARLGITEPESYNTHITITHQSELASAFAVIERKE, via the coding sequence ATAATATATGGAATCGGGCATGACGTGCTGGAAATCAGCCGCGTGAGTCTCCTGCTGGAAGGGCGTCACGGCGAACGATTTGTGGAGCGCGTATTAACACCGGCAGAGCGAAGGCTTGCAGCAGACAAGGGGAAACGCCGGGCTGAGTTCATCGCGGGGCGCTTTGCGGCGAAGGAAGCGATCAGCAAGGCTTTCGGCTGTGGAATCGGCCATACGATCGGATTTCTGGATATGGAAATTGTGCCGGATAACGCCGGGCGGCCGGTGGCAGCCATTAGCCGGGAATGCTGGGCAAGGCTTGGCATTACGGAGCCGGAGAGCTATAACACTCACATTACGATTACTCATCAGAGCGAGCTTGCCTCTGCTTTTGCCGTGATTGAGCGAAAGGAATGA